Proteins from a single region of Chrysemys picta bellii isolate R12L10 chromosome 9, ASM1138683v2, whole genome shotgun sequence:
- the RIPPLY1 gene encoding protein ripply1, protein MEASVPTPLGLAGWLRGPLGAWGCGRPVQGREQGGRSPSLWRPWLPTAKDLCRQNRDQTDPACGSEMLVDGGSGKASALFRHPVRLFWPRSKSFDYLYSEGEKLLENFPVQATISLYEDSDSEEEEEEEGWGEEGQVEEWGQQAEESVLQQEAGCHQGPAGVSQPIKLCLK, encoded by the exons ATGGAAGCttctgtccccactcccctcgggctggctggctggctccggGGCCCCCTGGGTGCCTGGGGCTGCGGGCGCCCTGTGCAGGGCCGAGAACAAGGCGGAAG ATCCCCATCTCTCTGGAGACCCTGGCTTCCCACTGCAAAGGACCTGTGCAGGCAGAACAGGGACCAGACAGACCCG GCCTGCGGCAGTGAGATGCTGGTGGATGGTGGCTCAGGCAAGGCATCAGCACTGTTCCGGCACCCCGTCAG ACTCTTCTGGCCCCGCTCCAAGTCCTTCGATTACCTGTACAGTGAGGGGGAGAAGCTGCTGGAGAACTTCCCCGTGCAAGCCACCATCAGCCTCTATGAGGACTCTGacagcgaggaggaggaagaggaggaaggctggggggaggaagggcaggtggaggagtgggggcagcaggcggaGGAGTCTGTGTTACAGCAGGAGGCAGGCTGCCATCAGGGGCCAGCTGGGGTCAGCCAGCCAATAAAGCTCTGTCTGAAGTGA